AACTGTTGTAATAAATACCTCTAAACCTGGTATGGTAATAGGTAAAAAGGGAGCTTTACTTGAAGATTTAAGAAAAGCTATTGAGAATAAAATAACAAGTAAATATACAAAAACAGGAATAAACATTAAAATAAAAGAAGTAAAAAATAGATTTCTTGATGCTGAATTAGTTGGTCAAGATATAGCTAAACAGATTGAAAGTAGAGGTAATTATAAAAGAGCTATTAAAAATACAATGGCGTTAGTTATGCAAGCTGGAGGAAAAGGAATAAAAATAAAAGTATCAGGAAGACTTGGTGGAGCAGAAATGGCTAGAAGTGAAATATACCAAAAAGGAGAAGTTCCTTTAAGCACTCTAAAAGCTGATATAGATTTTGCAATAGTGGAAGCTAAAACAATAATGGGAATTATTGGTTTAAAAATATGGATCAATAGAGGAGAAAAAATATTTAATTAGTAAGGGGTTGTTATGTTAGCACCAAATAAACAGAAATATAGAAAACAACAAAGAGGAAGAAATAGAGGAGAGGCAACAAGAAATACCAAAATAGCATTTGGTGAATATGCTCTTGTTGCTATTGAAAATGGTTATTTTACAGCAAATCAACTTGAAGCAGGTAGAGTTTGTCTTACCAGAAAGATTAAAGGAAATGGAAAAATATGGATTAAAGTTTTTCCAGATGTGCCATACACAAAAAAGCCTGCTGAAACAAGAATGGGTAAAGGAAAGGGAGCTGTAGAATATTATGTAGCAAGAGTTAAGAGAGGCAATATAATTTATGAAATAGCGGGAAATTTCTCAGAAGAATTAGCCTTTGAAGCATTGAAAGAGGCTTCTTATAAAATGCCTGTAAAATGTAAAATAATTAAGAGAGATATATTAACAGGAGTTTAGAAAATGAAGGCAAAAGAAATAAGAAATATGAAAAATGAAGAGTTATTAAATTTATTAAATGATCTTGTAAATAAAAAAAGAGAAATAAGGTTTAATTTACAGGTTGGTCAGGTAGAAGATATTTCTTCTCTTACTAAAACAAAGAGAGATATTGCTAGAATTAAAACTATTTTAAGAGAAAGAAATGTAATTGTTTAGGAGCTAAAAAATGGAAAATAAAAGAAGAAAAATGTTTACTGGTTTAGTTATTTCAGATAAGATGGAAAAGACTATAGTTGTTAAAGTAGAAACATTAAAACAACATCCAAAATATAAAAAATATGTCAAAAAAATTAAAAAATATAAAGTTCATGATGAAGAAAACAAAGCTAAAGTAGGGGATGTTGTTTTAATTGGTGAAACAAGACCACTTTCAAAAGAAAAATATTTTGAACTTATTAAGATTTTAGAAAGTGGGAAATAAGATTAAAATTATTATAATGAGGATGGTTCTATGATACAACAACAAACACTGTTAAATGTTGCTGATAATTCAGGAGCTAAATTGTTGCAATGTATAAAAGTACTTGGTGGCACTCATGCAAGATATGCATATGTTGGGGATATTATTGTTTGTTCTGTAAAAGAAGTTTTACCAGGTTCAAATATAAAAAAAGGTTCAGTTGTTAGAGCTGTTATTGTAAGAACAAAGTATCCTGTGAAAAGAGACGATGGTTCCTGTATAAGATTTGATGAAAATGCAGCGGTTATTCTTGATAAACAGAATAACCCTGTTGGTACAAGAATTTTTGGTCCAGTAGCAAAAGAATTAAGAGAAAAAGATTTTATGAAAATAATATCTTTAGCACCAGAAGTTTTATAATAATTTAGAAATTGTTTTTAGAGGTGTAATATTATGAGAAAATTGAAAATAAAGAAAAATGATCTTGTTAAAGTAATAGCTGGCAAAGATAAAGATAAAGAAGGTAAAGTTCTAAGAGTTATCCCTGAGAAAAATAGAGTTGTAGTGGAAGGAATAAATTTGCATGCAAAAACTTTAAGAAAATCAGACAAATTCCCAAGTGGAGGTATAGCAAAGGTTGAAGCACCTATTGATATCTCAAATGTTATGTTAATTTGTCCTAAGTGTAATAAGCCAACCAGAGTTGGTAGAAGAGATGAAGAACATCATCCAAGATACTGTAAAAAATGCAAAAAAAATATTGATTAGGGGTTGTTATTATGTCAATTTTAAAACAGAAATATGAAAAAGAAGTCAAACAAAAGATGATTAAACAATTTAATTATAAAAATGTTATGATGGTTCCAAAGATTGTAAAGGTAGTTTTGAATATGGGTGTAAATGAAGCAACCCAGGATAAAAAAGTTATTAATGAAGCTTTGGAAGAGTTAACTGCAATAGCTGGACAGAGAGCAGTTAAAACAAAAGCTAAAAAATCAATAAACCAGTTCAAATTAAGACAGGGACAAGAAATAGGTTGTAAGGTTACTTTGAGAAGAGATAGAATGTGGGAATTTTTAAATAAGTTTTTTAATATTGCTCTACCTAGAGTTAAAGATTTTAAAGGTGTTAGTGTTTCTGGTTTTGATGGTAAGGGAAATTTTAATATAGGAATTAGAGAACATGTTGTTTTTCCTGAAATTGAATTTGAAAAAGTAGAAAAAATTAAAGGGCTTTCAATTTCAATTGTTACTACAGCTAAAACTGATGAAGAGTGTAAATATCTACTTCAATCTTTAGGAATGCCATTTAAAAAATAATTTAAGAGGTAATATATGGCTAGAAAAGCAATGATAGAAAAAGCAAAAAAAGTGCCTAAATATAAAGTGAGAAAACACAATAGATGTAATGTTTGTGGAAGATCAAGAGCTTATATTAGGGATTTTGGTATTTGCAGAATTTGTTTTAGAAAATTAGCTGGCGAAGGTAAATTGCCAGGAATTAAAAAGGCATCTTGGTAAAAGGAGACAAATATGAGTTTTACAGATCCTATTTCACAATTATTAATTAATTTAAAAAATGCACAATTGTCTAAAATCGATCATATTGAAATTTACTACTCTAAAATGATTGAATCTATTTTGAATATACTAAAAAATAAAGGATTTATAGAAGACTATAAAATATCTGATGAAAATACTAAGGTTAAAAAAATTTCAATTATTTTAAAATATGAAGATAATAAACCAGTTATAAGAGGTGTTCAGAGAGTATCTAAACCTTCAAGAAGAATTTATAAAAGCTTAAAAGAAATAAAACCTGTTTTTAATGGATATGCTGTATCTGTTTATTCAACAAATAAAGGTATATTAACAGATAAAGAAGCTATTAGAAATAAGGTTGGTGGAGAATTTTTGTTTTATATTTGGTAATTATTTTGTTTTTTTATTAAAAAAATATAAATAATAGAAGTTGGCTTTATTTAGATTAAATTTATGAAAAGGGGACGAAAATGTCTAAAATTGTTAAGAAACCTTTAATAATACCTAAAAATGTTGAGTTAAACTTTGAAAATAAAGGGAATGAAATAATTGTTAAAGTAAAAGGACCAAAAGGAACAGTTGAAAAAAAGCTTTTAAATATAATAGATTGTAAAATTGATGAAAATAAAAAATTAATTTTAAATTTAAAAACTACAAATTCAAAAATGAAACCATTTTTAGCAACATCATATAGAATTATTGAAAATATGATAAAAGGTGTTCAAGAACATTATTCTAAAGTTCTTGAAATCTATGGAGTTGGATATAAAGCTAATGTTGCAGGAAAAACATTAAAATTAAATGTTGGTTATTCACATGAGGTTAATTATAATATTCCTCAAAATATTGAAGTAAAAGTTTCTGAAAACAAAATAATAGTAAGTGGGCCAGATAAAGAGTTGGTAGGATTGGTTGCTGCCCAGATTAGAGAAATTAAAAAACCAGATCCTTATAGAGGAAAAGGTTTAAGGTATCAAGGAGAGAACCCAATAAGGAAAGTTGGAAAAAAAGCAGCAACATAATAATTTTTATATTAATATATATTAGGAGATTCAGGTATGATAAAGATTTATAAAAGAGAAAAAGAGAGACAATTAAGAAGAAAACATAGATCAAAGAAAAATTTAGTTGTAACATCTGACAGACCTAGAGTATGTGTTTTTAAAAGTAATAGATATATTTATGCACAAATAATTGATGATATTCAAGGGCATACTCTTTGTTCATATTCTTCATTGGTATTAAAAAAGAAACTAACTATTGATACAGCTAAAGAAGTAGGTTTAGCTTTAGGTAAAATAGCATCAGAAAAAGGTATAAAAAGAGTCGTTTTTGATAGAAATGGGTATAAATTTCATGGTAGAGTAAAAGCACTTGCTGATGGCTTAAGGGAAGCAGGATTAGAATTTTAATTAAAATTTTTAATTAAGGAGAATTTCAATGGCAAATTTTTATAAAACATATGAAGCACAACTAATAGAAAAAACAGTTAAAGTTGGAAGAGTTACCAAAGTTGTTAAGGGTGGTAGAAGGTTTTCTTTTAATGCACTTGTTGTTGTAGGTGATAATAATGGTAAAGTTGGATTTGGTTTTGGTAAAGCAAAGGAAGTTCCTGATGCTATTCAAAAAGCTTTAAATCAAGCAAAAAAAACTATGATATCAGTAAATCTTAGAAGAACAGGTGAACATGGACAAAATGTTACAATACCTCATGAAATAGAAGTTAAATATAAAGCTTCAAAAATTTTATTAAAACCTGCAGCACCTGGTACAGGAGTAATTGCTTCAGGGCCTGTGAGAGCAGTAGTAGAAGCTTGTGGTATTAATAATATACTTGCTAAATCTTTAGGTTCAAATAATCCTGTTAATATAGTTAAAGCTACTATTAAAGCACTTTCTATGCTTATGGATGAAAAAAGTACTTCTAAAAGAAGAGGAATACCTATAAAAGAATTATTCAAATAAAAGAGTATAGTTGAAATAACAAAATTAAATTTTAATTTGGGGACTGAATATGAAGAGTAAAAAAGTTAAAATTAAATTAATTAAATCACCAATAGGTTATAATAAAAAAATTAGAGATACAGTTAAAGCTTTAGGTTTAAAAAGACCTGGAAATATTGTAGAAAAAGAGTTAACACCTCAGATTGAAGGTATGATTAAAAAAATTAATTTTATGTTAAATATTGAACAGGAGTAAAATATGAGTATTAAATTGATTAAACCAGCTGGGGCCACTCATAAAAAAAAGAGAATTGGATGTGGTAATGGATCTGGTCATGGAGGTACTTCAACAAAAGGACATAAAGGAGCTCAAGCTAGAAAAGGTTATAGTAGAAAGATAGGTTTTGAAGGTGGACAATTACCTCTTATTAGAAGAATTCCTAAAAGAGGTTTTAAGAATGGTCTTTTTAAAAAAGAATACCAATTAGTTGATCTAGAAATTTTAAATAATTTTGAAAAAGATTCCAATGTTTCAGTAAATGAATTGTATACTAAAGGTTTTATAGACTCCCTTGATTTACCTATAAAAATTTTAAATAATGGTAGATTAAATAACCCAGTTAATATAATATTAAGAAGAATCCAGAAAAATAAAAAGTATTTTCCATTTGATAAGATTTCAAAAGGTGCAAAAGAATTATTAGAGAAAATAGGTGGGAAAATTAATTATCAGTAATATATTAAACATTTGAATAATATATTTTTTTAATTTGAATAAATAAAGAAATGAAAAAAATAATATTATAATAAATTAGAAATAACGAAGGGAATAATATGGCAAAAACATATAATTCTTCACCATTCATTAATATTTTTAGAATTCCAGATTTGAGAAAAAAGGTTTTAATAACTTTTTTTATACTATTTATATATAGATTAGGTTCGTATATTCCAGTTCCTGGAATTGATATTAATGTTTTAAAAACAACATTTGCTACTGCTGCAGGAAGTGGTTTGTTAGATTATATTGATCTTTTTACTGGTGGTGGGTTAAGAAATTTTACTATTTTTGCTTTGAGTATAATGCCTTACATTACAGCTGAAATTATTTTGCAATTATTGATAGCAATTATTCCAGCTCTCGAAAGACTAGTAAAAGAAGGGGGAGAAGCTGGAAGGAAAAAAGTTCAACTTTATGCAAGAGTAGGAACAATATTTATATGTGCTATACAAGCTTTTACGCTTACAAAATTTATTATTAGCCAATCTGCAAGAGTTGAAGATTTAATATTAGTTAATACTAATTTCTTTTATTTAATATCTATAGTAACTATTACAACTGGTACAATGTTTTTAATATGGTTAGGAGATAAAATAAATGACTATGGTATTGGTAATGGTATTTCTTTGATCATTTTTGCAGGTATTGTTGCTAGATTCCCTGCAGCTATTTATGAACTTTATAAAAAAGTTAGATATGAAGGTTCCAATTTAGTTATGCTTCTTATTGTATTTTTAATGCTAATCCTTGTAATAGTTTTAGTTATTTATGAACAACAGGGCCAAAGAAGAATTCCATTGCAAAATGCAAAAAGAATAATTGGTAGAAAAGTTATGCAAGCTCAAAATACATATATTCCTTTAAAATTAAATCCATCAGGGGTTATTCCTATAATATTTGCATCTACATTTT
Above is a window of Spirochaetota bacterium DNA encoding:
- the rplE gene encoding 50S ribosomal protein L5, translating into MSILKQKYEKEVKQKMIKQFNYKNVMMVPKIVKVVLNMGVNEATQDKKVINEALEELTAIAGQRAVKTKAKKSINQFKLRQGQEIGCKVTLRRDRMWEFLNKFFNIALPRVKDFKGVSVSGFDGKGNFNIGIREHVVFPEIEFEKVEKIKGLSISIVTTAKTDEECKYLLQSLGMPFKK
- the rplX gene encoding 50S ribosomal protein L24 codes for the protein MRKLKIKKNDLVKVIAGKDKDKEGKVLRVIPEKNRVVVEGINLHAKTLRKSDKFPSGGIAKVEAPIDISNVMLICPKCNKPTRVGRRDEEHHPRYCKKCKKNID
- the rpsE gene encoding 30S ribosomal protein S5, coding for MANFYKTYEAQLIEKTVKVGRVTKVVKGGRRFSFNALVVVGDNNGKVGFGFGKAKEVPDAIQKALNQAKKTMISVNLRRTGEHGQNVTIPHEIEVKYKASKILLKPAAPGTGVIASGPVRAVVEACGINNILAKSLGSNNPVNIVKATIKALSMLMDEKSTSKRRGIPIKELFK
- the rplN gene encoding 50S ribosomal protein L14; this encodes MIQQQTLLNVADNSGAKLLQCIKVLGGTHARYAYVGDIIVCSVKEVLPGSNIKKGSVVRAVIVRTKYPVKRDDGSCIRFDENAAVILDKQNNPVGTRIFGPVAKELREKDFMKIISLAPEVL
- a CDS encoding type Z 30S ribosomal protein S14 codes for the protein MARKAMIEKAKKVPKYKVRKHNRCNVCGRSRAYIRDFGICRICFRKLAGEGKLPGIKKASW
- the rplO gene encoding 50S ribosomal protein L15, whose protein sequence is MSIKLIKPAGATHKKKRIGCGNGSGHGGTSTKGHKGAQARKGYSRKIGFEGGQLPLIRRIPKRGFKNGLFKKEYQLVDLEILNNFEKDSNVSVNELYTKGFIDSLDLPIKILNNGRLNNPVNIILRRIQKNKKYFPFDKISKGAKELLEKIGGKINYQ
- the rpmD gene encoding 50S ribosomal protein L30 — protein: MKSKKVKIKLIKSPIGYNKKIRDTVKALGLKRPGNIVEKELTPQIEGMIKKINFMLNIEQE
- the rpmC gene encoding 50S ribosomal protein L29 — its product is MKAKEIRNMKNEELLNLLNDLVNKKREIRFNLQVGQVEDISSLTKTKRDIARIKTILRERNVIV
- the rpsC gene encoding 30S ribosomal protein S3; protein product: MGQKVNPVGLRLGINKEWQSNYFASFRKNELANKVVEDELIRRYIKKQLKDASISAIEIFRNAEKTTVVINTSKPGMVIGKKGALLEDLRKAIENKITSKYTKTGINIKIKEVKNRFLDAELVGQDIAKQIESRGNYKRAIKNTMALVMQAGGKGIKIKVSGRLGGAEMARSEIYQKGEVPLSTLKADIDFAIVEAKTIMGIIGLKIWINRGEKIFN
- the rpsQ gene encoding 30S ribosomal protein S17 encodes the protein MENKRRKMFTGLVISDKMEKTIVVKVETLKQHPKYKKYVKKIKKYKVHDEENKAKVGDVVLIGETRPLSKEKYFELIKILESGK
- the rpsH gene encoding 30S ribosomal protein S8 — its product is MSFTDPISQLLINLKNAQLSKIDHIEIYYSKMIESILNILKNKGFIEDYKISDENTKVKKISIILKYEDNKPVIRGVQRVSKPSRRIYKSLKEIKPVFNGYAVSVYSTNKGILTDKEAIRNKVGGEFLFYIW
- the rplR gene encoding 50S ribosomal protein L18 — protein: MIKIYKREKERQLRRKHRSKKNLVVTSDRPRVCVFKSNRYIYAQIIDDIQGHTLCSYSSLVLKKKLTIDTAKEVGLALGKIASEKGIKRVVFDRNGYKFHGRVKALADGLREAGLEF
- the rplP gene encoding 50S ribosomal protein L16, whose product is MLAPNKQKYRKQQRGRNRGEATRNTKIAFGEYALVAIENGYFTANQLEAGRVCLTRKIKGNGKIWIKVFPDVPYTKKPAETRMGKGKGAVEYYVARVKRGNIIYEIAGNFSEELAFEALKEASYKMPVKCKIIKRDILTGV
- the secY gene encoding preprotein translocase subunit SecY, whose protein sequence is MAKTYNSSPFINIFRIPDLRKKVLITFFILFIYRLGSYIPVPGIDINVLKTTFATAAGSGLLDYIDLFTGGGLRNFTIFALSIMPYITAEIILQLLIAIIPALERLVKEGGEAGRKKVQLYARVGTIFICAIQAFTLTKFIISQSARVEDLILVNTNFFYLISIVTITTGTMFLIWLGDKINDYGIGNGISLIIFAGIVARFPAAIYELYKKVRYEGSNLVMLLIVFLMLILVIVLVIYEQQGQRRIPLQNAKRIIGRKVMQAQNTYIPLKLNPSGVIPIIFASTFLIFPSQLMQMLGSRSKFLTKIVYFISPGTISYLIIYSLLVVFFAYFYTQVILNPVEIAENLKKSGGYIPGIRPGKNTEDYLNNVITRIILPGSIFLAFIAILPNIANEMFNLPTTFAYLMGGTSLLIVVGVSLDTINQIESQLIMHHYDGFLSKGRIRGRR
- the rplF gene encoding 50S ribosomal protein L6, translated to MSKIVKKPLIIPKNVELNFENKGNEIIVKVKGPKGTVEKKLLNIIDCKIDENKKLILNLKTTNSKMKPFLATSYRIIENMIKGVQEHYSKVLEIYGVGYKANVAGKTLKLNVGYSHEVNYNIPQNIEVKVSENKIIVSGPDKELVGLVAAQIREIKKPDPYRGKGLRYQGENPIRKVGKKAAT